The following nucleotide sequence is from uncultured Flavobacterium sp..
TTTCAGAGCAGAAAAATTGCCGTCTTTTTATGCAGAAAAACTAAATATTACGTTGAAACATTTAAACAGAATCTGCAATGAAATTCTTCAAAAAACTGCCACAGAAGTTATCACAGATCGTGTAGTTCTTGAAATGAAAAGAATGCTGATCGACAAACAATTAGCGGTTAATGAAGTAGCATTTAAAGTGGGTTACGAAGATTATTCGTATTTCTCCAGATTCTTCAAAAAACAAACCGGAATGTCACCAACAGAATTTCGAAATACTGCACGATGATTGGTTTGCCACGAATTACGCTAATTTACCCTAATTTTTTTTCTCAAAAGCTGAAATATTTTTAGCCACAGATTAAAAAGATTTTCACAGATTTATAATCCTATTAATCTTTTTATTCTGTGGAAAAAAAAATAATTCGTGCAAATTCGTGAAATTCGTGGCAGCATAAAAAAAATCCTGCACTTAAAAAGTGCAGGATTTCATAACCAACCAATTAAATCTAAAATTACCTGATTAGGCTTGTTTTACAAATTGTAATTCAATATTTAAACGAACCTCTTCTCCAACTAAAACGCCTCCAGTCTCAAGAGCTGAGTTCCAGTTTAAACCCCAATCTTTACGATTAATTTTTCCTTCTATGCTTAAACCTACCTTTGTATTTCCCCAAGGATCAGTCATGGTTCCGCTAAACTCTACAGGAAATTTCACTGATTTTGAAACCCCTTTGATGTTTAAATCACCAGTTAATTCATAATCTCCAGCATCAATTTTTTTGAAAGATGAAGCTTTGAAAGCTAATTTTGGATGATTCTCAGCATCAAAGAAATCTCCGCTTCTTAAGTGTCCGTCTCTGTCTGCATTTGCAGTGTCAATAGAAGAGATATCACCAGAAAATTCGATTGCAGCATTTTCGAAGTTGTCTCCGTCTGTAGTAATTGTTGCGTCGTAAGTTCCAAATTTACCTGAAACATTTGTAAACATCATGTGTTTAACTTTAAAACCAATTTCTGAATGTGTTGGGTCAATTGACCATTTTGTAGTTGCCATAATTTTTATTTTTAAAATATTAATTTCATTTTGATAGGACAAAGTTACGGTGAGGGTAGTCTTAACGCACTTAACCTAGATTAAGAAATAAAAAATGTGATAACTTTTTGATTATCACATTTGTGTTGTTGTGTTGATTTTGTCACTCTGAACGAAGTCGAAAGGATATATTTTTTTTGCCACAGATTAAAAAGATTTTCACTGATTATTTATTCTCACAATGCAGAAAAAAAATCATTTTAATCATTTTAATCTGTGGCAAATAAACTTGATGAAACAAAAATCTATCGCTTAAACTTTGCTTTTATTATTCATATAATAAGTCAATGCTCCCGAAGGACATTTTTTAACTGTGTCAATGATTTTATCAGAAGTTGAAGCTTCAGGTAAAATCCAGGGTTTTTCTTTTGGATGAAAAACATCAGGATTATTTTTTACGCAATTGGTAGAATGTGTGCATTTTCCGGATTGCCATACAATGGTTACTTCACCATTTGTATATTCTTTAGTTAGGTTATTTGGATTCATGATTGAAAATTTTAAAAGGTTAGTTTTAAATGAATTAAGACCAATTTTTATCTAATAAAAATACATATTCTTTTTGTGCTTTGATAAAAATTGGGCAAAAAAGAAACGATAATGATCTGATTTACAGATTTATTATCGTTTCAAAGTACAGGGGGTAATTATTTTTTTTCCGAATTAATAATTCATCGGAATATCCATTAATAAGAATTCTGCATCAGTATCTGCTTTGATATTTATAGTATCAGTTCCGGAAATTCCAACAGCATCGCGAGTATTTAATTCCTGACCGTTGATGGTTACATTCCCTTTTAAAACGAAAGCATAAACTCCGTTTCCTTCTTTTTTAATTTTATATTCAGTAGTTACGCCTGAATCAAAATTTCCCATATTGAACCAGGCATCCTGGTGAATCCAAACTCCGTCATCGTCTGCATCTGGTGATAAAACCTGAGCTAATTTATTATGTCTGTCAGTACCATCTAAAGTAATTTG
It contains:
- a CDS encoding YceI family protein, whose amino-acid sequence is MATTKWSIDPTHSEIGFKVKHMMFTNVSGKFGTYDATITTDGDNFENAAIEFSGDISSIDTANADRDGHLRSGDFFDAENHPKLAFKASSFKKIDAGDYELTGDLNIKGVSKSVKFPVEFSGTMTDPWGNTKVGLSIEGKINRKDWGLNWNSALETGGVLVGEEVRLNIELQFVKQA
- a CDS encoding (4Fe-4S)-binding protein: MNPNNLTKEYTNGEVTIVWQSGKCTHSTNCVKNNPDVFHPKEKPWILPEASTSDKIIDTVKKCPSGALTYYMNNKSKV